One window from the genome of Miscanthus floridulus cultivar M001 unplaced genomic scaffold, ASM1932011v1 os_1718_1_2, whole genome shotgun sequence encodes:
- the LOC136534258 gene encoding auxin response factor 5-like isoform X3: MKQSPASSGVAPSPVPSPAAAAASTGAAPCEGERKAPAINADLWYACSGPLVSLPPVGSLVVYFPQGHSEQVAASMQKDIDAHVPSYPNLPSKLICLLHSVTLHADPDTDEVYAQMTLQPVNTYGKEALQLSELALKHARPQMEFFCKTLTASDTSTHGGFSVPRRAAEKILPPLDFSMQPPAQELQARDIHDNVWTFRHIFRGQPKRHLLTTGWSLFVGGKRLFVGDSVIFVRDERQQLLLGIRRASRQPTNISSSVLSSDSMHIGVLAAAAHAAANNSPFTIFYNPRASPTEFVIPFAKYQKALYSNQISLGMRFRMMFETEELGMRRYMGTITGICDLDPVRWKNSQWRNLQVGWDESAAGERRNRVSMWEIEPIAAPFFICPQPFFGVKRPRQIDDESSEMENLFKRAMPWLGEEICIKDAQTQNTTMPGLSLVQWMNMNRQQSSTLANTGIQSEYLRSLSNPAMQNLGAAELARQLYVQNHLLQQNSVQLNASKLPQQMQPINELAKGSLSCNQLDAITNHQELKQEVGNQQRQQQPVNQAIPLSQAQANLVQAQVIIQTQMQQQQSQQQQHPFPTRCQQGTSEQQLLLSQQHQDQNFQLQQQQQLLLQQLQRQQQQNQQQLNKSPGQLVNLAGQQAQLSDQELQLQLLQKLQQQSLISQPAVPLSRLPLIQEQQKLLLDMQQLSSSHSLAQQRIVPQQDSKVSLQASQAPPPMKQEQQKLSQKQVALADVSDVAFPPISSTNVLSKAGSQLMIPGATQSVLTEEIPSCSTSPSTANNGNHLAHPTIGRNEHCKVNMEKVPQSSALMSIPTSGEAVTTPIMMKESSKLNHDLKENVITSKSPTVGTGHDNLLNIVPSTDNLETTSSATSLWPTQTDGLLHQGFLTSNFNQQQMFKDALPDVEIQEVDPTNNAFFGINNDGPLGFPMETEGLLVSALNPVKCQPNLSTDVENNYQIQKDAQQEISTSMVSQSFGQSDIAFNSIDSAINDGAMLNRNSWPPPPPPQRMRTFTK; this comes from the exons ATGAAGCAGTCCCCGGCGAGCTCTGGTGTCGCGCCCTCGCCCGTCCCTTcccccgcggccgcggccgcctccaCCGGCGCGGCGCCATGCGAAG GGGAGCGGAAGGCGCCGGCGATCAACGCCGACCTGTGGTACGCCTGCTCGGGCCCGCTCGTGTCGCTGCCGCCGGTGGGCAGCCTCGTCGTCTACTTCCCGCAGGGCCACAGCGAGCAG GTTGCAGCTTCTATGCAAAAGGACATTGATGCACATGTGCCAAGCTACCCAAATCTTCCCTCAAAGTTGATATGTCTTCTTCACAGTGTTACTTTGCAT GCGGACCCAGACACTGATGAGGTGTATGCACAGATGACTCTTCAGCCAGTGAACACA TATGGAAAAGAGGCTTTACAGCTATCCGAGCTTGCACTAAAACATGCAAGGCCACAGATGGAGTTCTTCTGTAAGACACTTACTGCAAGTGATACAAGTACACATGGAGGTTTCTCTGTGCCTCGCCGTGCTGCAGAGAAGATATTACCTCCACTG GACTTCAGTATGCAGCCTCCGGCTCAAGAACTTCAAGCCAGAGACATACATGACAATGTGTGGACATTTCGCCATATATTTCGAG GTCAGCCGAAAAGACATTTACTTACCACTGGGTGGAGTCTTTTTGTGGGCGGCAAGAGACTATTTGTTGGTGATTCTGTCATTTTTGTTAG GGATGAAAGGCAGCAACTTCTACTGGGAATCAGGCGGGCTAGCCGGCAGCCAACTAATATATCCTCTTCAGTACTTTCAAGTGACAGTATGCACATAGGGGTGCTTGCTGCAGCGGCCCATGCTGCTGCTAACAATAGCCCATTTACCATATTTTACAACCCTAG GGCTAGCCCTACTGAATTTGTTATCCCATTTGCCAAATACCAGAAGGCACTGTATAGTAACCAAATATCTTTAGGAATGCGATTCCGGATGATGTTTGAGACCGAGGAATTAGGGATGAGAAG GTACATGGGTACGATAACTGGGATATGTGACCTAGATCCTGTAAGATGGAAAAACTCCCAGTGGCGCAACTTACAG GTTGGTTGGGATGAGTCTGCTGCAGGTGAAAGGCGAAACAGAGTTTCAATGTGGGAGATTGAACCAATTGCTGCTCCTTTCTTCATATGCCCCCAGCCTTTCTTTGGTGTAAAGCGCCCTAGGCAAATAG ATGACGAGTCATCAGAGATGGAAAACCTTTTCAAGAGGGCAATGCCTTGGCTTGGTGAGGAGATATGCATAAAGGATGCTCAGACCCAGAACACCACAATGCCTGGTCTGAGCTTGGTTCAATGGATGAACATGAACAGGCAGCAGAGCTCCACATTAGCTAATACAGGCATACAGTCGGAGTATCTGCGATCTCTAAGTAACCCTGCCATGCAAAACCTTGGTGCCGCTGAGCTTGCAAGGCAGTTATATGTTCAGAACCATCTCCTGCAACAAAACAGTGTACAGCTTAATGCTTCCAAGCTCCCTCAGCAAATGCAACCTATAAATGAGCTTGCCAAGGGATCGTTGTCTTGTAATCAACTTGATGCTATCACCAACCATCAAGAACTGAAGCAAGAAGTTGGCAACCAGCAGAGGCAACAACAGCCCGTTAACCAAGCAATTCCTCTAAGCCAGGCTCAAGCCAATCTTGTCCAGGCCCAGGTAATTATCCAGACTcagatgcagcagcagcagtcgcAGCAACAACAACATCCGTTTCCAACTAGGTGCCAGCAGGGAACCAGTGAGCAACAGCTGCTTCTTTCACAGCAACATCAGGACCAGAATTTTCAACTGCAGCAACAACAGCAGCTTTTACTTCAGCAActgcagcggcagcagcagcagaatcagcagcagcTAAACAAGTCGCCAGGTCAACTTGTGAATCTGGCTGGTCAACAGGCTCAATTGTCTGACCAGGAACTTCAGTTGCAGCTATTACAGAAACTACAGCAGCAGTCACTTATATCACAGCCAGCAGTTCCACTCTCACGATTACCGCTAATACAGGAACAACAGAAGTTACTTTTGGATATGCAGCAGCTATCGAGTTCTCATTCACTTGCTCAGCAGCGGATCGTGCCTCAGCAAGATAGCAAAGTTTCACTGCAAGCATCACAGGCGCCACCACCAATGAAGCAAGAACAGCAGAAGCTTTCACAGAAACAAGTTGCACTTGCAGATGTGTCAGATGTTGCCTTCCCACCGATTTCATCAACCAACGTTCTGTCCAAAGCTGGAAGCCAACTGATGATTCCAGGTGCTACACAATCTGTACTAACTGAGGAAATCCCTTCTTGCTCAACATCACCTTCTACAGCCAACAACGGAAATCATTTGGCACACCCAACCATTGGCAGGAATGAGCATTGCAAGGTCAACATGGAGAAGGTgcctcaatcgtctgctctgatgTCAATTCCAACATCTGGTGAAGCTGTAACAACTCCAATAATGATGAAGGAATCGTCGAAGTTGAACCATGATCTGAAGGAGAATGTAATCACCTCAAAGTCACCCACTGTTGGGACTGGACATGACAATCTTTTGAACATTGTACCATCAACAGACAACCTGGAAACAACTTCATCAGCAACTTCATTATGGCCTACCCAAACAGATGGACTTTTGCATCAAGGATTCCTCACTTCTAACTTCAATCAGCAACAAATGTTCAAAGATGCACTTCCAGATGTGGAAATTCAAGAAGTGGATCCAACTAACAATGCCTTCTTTGGGATCAACAATGATGGTCCATTGGGCTTTCCTATGGAAACAGAAGGCTTGTTGGTAAGTGCACTTAATCCTGTGAAGTGTCAGCCTAATTTGTCAACTGATGTTGAGAACAATTACCAAATACAAAAGGATGCCCAACAAGAGATCTCAACCTCCATGGTTTCACAGTCATTCGGTCAGTCTGATATAGCTTTTAACTCAATTGATTCTGCAATCAACGATGGTGCCATGTTGAACAGAAATTCTTGGCCCCCTCCACCTCCACCACAGAGAATGCGGACATTCACAAAG TGA